From a single Ignavibacteria bacterium genomic region:
- a CDS encoding T9SS type A sorting domain-containing protein: MKRILTLLLVALTFAANAQNYVGVQSCQMCHQGTLRTFPGFNSWKATLHSKIHLLPSTETMKGDYSQTVSMGAAYGNATVTFRTSGADYFIQLNPVSGSQVEYKVEYTYGGGWKQRYLVKIGLSYYIPPVQWNLKKYLDNSTGNWAAYNPQNWFTSTGALKPQDNVFRAKSWDKNCAGCHVVPGNNTNTVTVNVSGTDTSWTYGWANSSSADNIVVGCESCHGHPSAFAGPGHVNKLTDLSYDRKLDVCGQCHFRGTSKGKVFEYPYDEVTGKTYPVGEDLAGYVTYKGGLWPDGKTSKQHHQQSMDFKYAKHFNSNFGMTCVTCHDPHQETAQSHQLKQDFNSLTPGVGCVSCHADKAAETGGINNHTKHSQSISQCVNCHMTQNATTARAYDISNHSFMPIRPNLTITYANVTGGQINTCAVSCHRNGQGTRGTGYGFGITDATLTDWSESTDIALADTLWRYYQAMWGIVGLEKEESGVPSEFALNQNFPNPFNPTTTISFNVAKTANMRLEIFNAAGELVNILVNQELAPGTYKYQWDSRAAAGYTVPSGIYFYRLVSDNVNLATKKMILMK, encoded by the coding sequence ATGAAAAGAATCCTAACCCTGTTGCTGGTTGCACTTACTTTTGCAGCCAATGCACAAAATTATGTTGGAGTACAATCCTGCCAGATGTGTCATCAGGGAACGCTCCGTACTTTCCCCGGTTTTAATTCGTGGAAAGCGACATTACACTCGAAAATCCATCTTCTCCCTTCTACCGAGACCATGAAAGGTGATTATTCACAAACCGTCTCGATGGGTGCTGCTTATGGAAACGCTACCGTTACTTTCCGCACCTCAGGAGCAGATTACTTCATACAATTAAATCCTGTCTCAGGATCACAGGTTGAATACAAAGTTGAATACACCTACGGTGGTGGCTGGAAACAGAGATACCTCGTAAAAATTGGCTTAAGCTATTACATTCCACCTGTACAGTGGAACCTCAAGAAATATCTTGACAACTCCACCGGAAACTGGGCGGCTTACAATCCTCAGAACTGGTTTACATCAACCGGTGCTTTGAAACCTCAGGACAATGTTTTCCGTGCAAAATCATGGGATAAAAATTGTGCCGGATGCCATGTTGTTCCGGGTAACAACACCAATACAGTTACTGTAAATGTAAGTGGCACCGACACATCATGGACTTACGGCTGGGCAAACAGCAGCAGCGCTGACAACATAGTTGTTGGTTGCGAATCATGCCACGGACATCCTTCTGCATTCGCAGGACCGGGCCATGTCAACAAACTTACCGACCTTTCATACGACAGAAAACTTGATGTTTGCGGTCAGTGCCATTTCAGAGGAACCAGCAAGGGTAAAGTATTCGAATATCCGTATGATGAAGTAACCGGCAAAACCTACCCTGTTGGCGAAGATCTCGCTGGATATGTAACTTACAAAGGCGGCTTGTGGCCCGATGGAAAAACATCGAAACAACACCACCAGCAGTCGATGGATTTCAAATACGCCAAACACTTTAACTCCAATTTTGGAATGACATGCGTTACCTGCCATGATCCTCATCAGGAAACAGCACAGTCACATCAGTTGAAACAGGATTTCAACTCCCTTACACCTGGTGTCGGTTGCGTTTCATGTCATGCTGACAAAGCTGCTGAAACAGGCGGTATCAACAACCATACAAAACATTCACAGTCAATCAGCCAGTGCGTTAACTGCCACATGACTCAGAATGCCACCACTGCAAGAGCTTATGACATTTCCAACCACAGCTTCATGCCAATCAGACCAAACCTGACTATCACTTATGCAAATGTTACCGGTGGTCAGATTAATACATGTGCTGTTTCGTGCCACAGAAATGGTCAAGGCACAAGAGGAACCGGTTATGGTTTCGGTATCACAGATGCAACACTTACAGACTGGTCAGAATCAACAGATATCGCGCTTGCAGATACTCTTTGGAGATACTATCAGGCAATGTGGGGAATCGTTGGTCTCGAAAAAGAAGAATCAGGAGTTCCATCAGAGTTCGCTCTAAACCAGAACTTCCCGAATCCTTTTAACCCGACTACAACGATTTCATTCAATGTAGCAAAAACAGCCAACATGCGTCTTGAAATCTTCAACGCAGCAGGCGAACTCGTGAACATCCTTGTGAATCAGGAACTTGCTCCCGGAACATATAAATATCAGTGGGACAGCAGAGCCGCCGCCGGTTATACAGTACCAAGCGGTATCTACTTCTACAGACTCGTTTCCGATAATGTAAATCTTGCTACGAAGAAAATGATCTTAATGAAGTAG
- a CDS encoding response regulator transcription factor, whose amino-acid sequence MNILIVDDEEQLTLSLKKLFQEEGHNATIAFDGERGWELLQDLKFDIIILDWVMPKLNGIDLCRRIRKEGISTPVILLTAMGNVSNVVEGLNHGADDYITKPFSFEELIARVMAVSRRYDKTNEVIHFDVFSLDLLARTLECSAGNIKLTEKEFDILKFFLENRNKLVSKENIIKGVWGLDFIPQTNFVEASIKNIRKRLAEFSEKKFIKNVYGEGYFFSVDE is encoded by the coding sequence ATGAACATCCTAATTGTCGATGATGAAGAACAACTTACCCTCTCCCTGAAGAAACTTTTTCAGGAGGAAGGGCATAATGCAACCATCGCTTTTGACGGCGAAAGAGGGTGGGAATTGCTGCAAGACCTGAAGTTTGATATTATAATTCTCGACTGGGTGATGCCAAAACTGAACGGAATCGACCTCTGTCGCAGAATCCGTAAGGAAGGCATCTCGACCCCTGTTATCCTTCTGACCGCAATGGGAAATGTCTCAAATGTTGTCGAGGGCCTCAACCACGGTGCAGACGACTACATCACAAAACCCTTCTCTTTCGAAGAACTGATTGCAAGGGTGATGGCTGTCAGCAGAAGATACGACAAGACAAACGAGGTGATCCATTTCGATGTTTTCTCTCTCGATCTTCTTGCCCGCACACTTGAGTGTAGTGCCGGGAATATAAAACTCACCGAAAAAGAATTTGATATCCTTAAATTCTTTCTCGAGAACAGAAACAAACTCGTTTCAAAAGAGAACATTATCAAAGGGGTCTGGGGGCTCGATTTCATTCCCCAAACCAACTTTGTAGAAGCTTCAATAAAAAACATCAGAAAAAGACTCGCAGAGTTTTCTGAAAAGAAATTTATAAAAAATGTCTATGGCGAAGGCTATTTTTTCTCGGTTGATGAATAA
- a CDS encoding HAMP domain-containing histidine kinase, translated as MNKIRSVFTFSVRNIFFWILFLFISFFMIFSVFSIFSIRKILQNSVDNSLRHETEKLLNTLAYEKDSIRIVSNVELAERDFHEITQHPFLLQIYDLNGKNLLLSENITKFNRIEKPLADPVELPLYDDMEIGENNLRVYYSAINSKEGKKAILQLATLNNELFRRLDESIKYHAFLILITILVIIPLSVYISRRTFRPVEEIVNIAKSISANNLNGRIENKAEPEDPIGGLRDTLNQLFNRLEFEFSQISGFNNNASHQLMNPLTAMKTEIEFAMRRERTKEEYMEAFKVLDSQTEKMIAIVKKLLTLSKIKMEGEKNGSIINLSRIVEDSAGKDNKRILSEIEHSVFVKGDADLIAMVVGNLVENGLKYSDESEKVVLALKRVNGSASIIVEDNGIGIPEEEREKVFTSFYRATNAEKYGINGYGLGLSLAKTIINGFDGNIALTDNFPKGTRITVTFPVINVEQD; from the coding sequence ATGAATAAAATCAGAAGCGTCTTTACTTTTTCTGTCAGAAACATCTTTTTTTGGATACTCTTCCTTTTCATCTCCTTTTTCATGATTTTTTCCGTCTTTTCGATTTTTTCGATCAGGAAAATTTTGCAAAATTCGGTCGATAACAGCCTCAGGCACGAAACTGAAAAACTCCTGAACACCCTCGCTTACGAGAAAGATTCCATCAGGATTGTCAGTAATGTCGAACTTGCCGAAAGGGATTTTCACGAGATCACACAGCACCCCTTCCTGCTACAGATTTATGATTTGAACGGCAAAAACCTGCTTTTAAGCGAAAACATTACCAAATTTAATCGAATCGAAAAACCCCTGGCTGATCCAGTGGAACTTCCGCTGTACGATGATATGGAAATCGGTGAAAACAATCTCAGAGTCTATTACTCTGCGATCAATTCCAAAGAGGGTAAAAAAGCGATTCTCCAACTCGCTACTCTTAACAACGAACTCTTCAGAAGGCTCGACGAATCGATTAAGTATCATGCATTCCTGATTCTGATAACCATTCTGGTGATAATCCCCCTCTCCGTTTACATCTCCCGGCGAACTTTCCGTCCCGTTGAGGAAATAGTCAACATCGCAAAATCGATTTCTGCGAACAATCTGAACGGCAGAATCGAAAACAAAGCTGAACCCGAAGACCCCATCGGCGGACTCCGCGACACTCTTAACCAGTTGTTCAACCGGCTTGAATTTGAGTTCTCACAAATAAGCGGCTTCAACAACAATGCTTCACATCAGTTGATGAATCCCCTTACTGCAATGAAAACCGAAATTGAATTTGCCATGCGAAGGGAGAGAACCAAAGAGGAATATATGGAGGCTTTCAAGGTACTCGATTCTCAAACCGAAAAAATGATAGCCATTGTTAAAAAACTTCTCACTCTCTCAAAAATTAAAATGGAAGGGGAGAAAAACGGCTCGATTATCAATCTTTCAAGAATCGTCGAAGATTCCGCAGGAAAGGACAATAAAAGAATTTTATCGGAAATCGAACACTCGGTGTTTGTGAAAGGGGATGCAGATCTCATTGCGATGGTAGTTGGAAATCTGGTCGAAAACGGTCTGAAATATTCTGATGAAAGTGAAAAAGTAGTGCTCGCTTTAAAGCGGGTAAACGGCTCTGCATCCATTATTGTCGAGGATAACGGAATTGGAATCCCCGAAGAAGAGAGAGAAAAAGTCTTCACAAGTTTCTATCGAGCCACCAATGCCGAAAAATATGGCATTAACGGGTATGGACTTGGTTTATCCCTCGCCAAAACCATCATAAACGGGTTTGATGGCAATATTGCACTCACCGACAATTTCCCCAAAGGAACAAGAATTACGGTTACTTTTCCTGTAATTAATGTAGAACAGGATTAA